One stretch of Pontiella desulfatans DNA includes these proteins:
- a CDS encoding sulfatase family protein: MKQQYILAFALIAGAVCINTQARQPNILFIMSDDHDANTIGCYNSFIKDHCPTPRLDQMAKDGALFKNCFAINSLCAPSRSTIITGQYSHEHGVYTLREHLNVADFPSLPKVLQQGGYQTCVYGKWHLHGNNLLGFDDYAVSLSQGSYFNPGYGAPEGKRSFKGYAVDVAADETIKFIDKRDPSRPFFAMCHFKAAHGPWQYAERHKDLFKGITLPEPPTLHDDYQNRFAEGVAKNRAKIHNPEDLAMSQSLWQQKGKKGKGGNPNGNKDYSHLSDPKEIRSAAYQDLAKDYLRCIAAVDENVGKLIDHLAKIGELENTVIIYTGDQGFFMGEHGFFDKRLGLDEAMRMPLIIQYPKEIKPGTVVDEVVNNVDFAESMIDYANLPIPEEMSGYSFRKLLQDDKASWKREATIYYFYSSSTPRHYGVRTKDYKLLHYVGKKASDVIGSDLFDLKKAPNEMVSVFDDPEYAEVRKQMEKKLVDEMKSIKLSSNQLPGGSAVKTGAPPPAEGERKKKKSEEKKR, translated from the coding sequence ATGAAACAACAGTACATTCTTGCATTCGCTCTGATTGCGGGCGCGGTATGCATCAATACCCAGGCCCGACAACCCAACATCCTGTTCATCATGTCCGACGACCACGATGCCAACACCATCGGTTGCTACAACAGTTTTATAAAAGACCATTGCCCCACACCGCGCCTCGACCAGATGGCAAAGGACGGCGCTTTGTTTAAAAACTGCTTTGCCATCAACTCGCTCTGTGCGCCCAGCCGCTCGACCATCATCACGGGACAGTACAGTCATGAACACGGAGTCTATACCCTCCGTGAGCACCTGAACGTAGCAGACTTCCCTTCACTGCCGAAGGTCCTGCAACAGGGCGGCTACCAGACCTGCGTCTACGGCAAGTGGCATCTGCATGGCAACAACCTGCTTGGTTTTGATGATTATGCGGTATCGCTCTCGCAGGGATCCTACTTCAATCCCGGCTACGGAGCGCCCGAAGGCAAACGTTCGTTCAAAGGCTACGCCGTCGATGTTGCCGCCGATGAGACCATTAAGTTTATCGATAAGCGCGATCCTTCCCGTCCGTTTTTTGCGATGTGCCACTTTAAGGCGGCTCACGGCCCCTGGCAGTATGCTGAACGGCACAAGGATCTGTTCAAGGGTATAACCCTGCCGGAACCGCCCACCCTGCACGATGACTATCAAAACCGTTTTGCCGAAGGCGTCGCGAAAAACCGGGCCAAGATCCATAACCCCGAAGACCTCGCCATGAGCCAATCCCTTTGGCAGCAAAAAGGCAAGAAGGGTAAAGGCGGCAACCCAAATGGAAATAAAGATTATTCCCACCTTTCTGATCCAAAGGAAATCCGCTCAGCGGCCTATCAGGATCTCGCCAAAGATTACCTGCGCTGTATCGCGGCCGTGGATGAAAATGTCGGAAAACTGATCGATCATCTGGCCAAAATCGGGGAACTGGAAAATACCGTAATCATCTATACCGGCGATCAGGGTTTCTTTATGGGAGAGCACGGCTTTTTCGACAAACGCCTCGGCCTGGATGAAGCCATGCGCATGCCGCTGATCATCCAATATCCGAAAGAGATTAAACCCGGAACCGTGGTCGACGAAGTCGTCAACAACGTCGATTTTGCGGAAAGCATGATCGATTACGCAAACCTTCCAATCCCTGAAGAAATGTCCGGATACAGCTTCCGCAAACTGCTGCAGGACGATAAAGCCTCCTGGAAACGGGAAGCCACCATCTATTATTTCTACAGTTCCTCCACACCGCGGCATTACGGCGTCCGCACCAAGGACTACAAGCTGTTGCACTATGTCGGAAAGAAAGCCTCCGATGTCATCGGCTCCGACCTGTTCGACCTGAAAAAAGCCCCGAACGAAATGGTCAGCGTTTTCGACGACCCCGAATATGCCGAGGTTCGTAAACAGATGGAAAAGAAACTGGTCGACGAAATGAAATCGATCAAACTCTCCTCCAACCAACTGCCCGGCGGCTCCGCCGTCAAGACGGGTGCGCCGCCCCCAGCCGAGGGCGAAAGGAAAAAGAAAAAATCGGAGGAAAAGAAAAGGTAG
- a CDS encoding sulfatase-like hydrolase/transferase, with the protein MNRRNLLRSGALLATAAALPAARAAKPRQPNIVLIMLDDVSPEMYGCYGSKDAKTPNIDRWSKEGVMFRTAWGSAVCTPSRALIMTGRYATTTGFWYNGFAVPQKDGTNDLFKHHHSFGKLMQQEGYATAVVGKWHVGSAEAPHHKHVGFDEYCLWEGPKELGQLPDKPEHTGLWEDEKTPSRYWDPCFVINGNYRPPNKGDFGPDISVDFLNGFMERKVKEDKPFLAYWACVAPHGTRKGSPTCPIYGKPGTMDKDKADDRNRFRALNDYIDILVGKVEQKVNELGIADNTVFIICSDNGTASIAKSRGVERGCHVLFIAKGAGVKQRGTTDELTDFSDILPTLLDYAGGTPPENYELHGQSLKPFLSGASDAHRDYIFACTGTSQLMRTKTHMLEVVNPILDVPDGRFYYCGNHRFGKGYKRVDNDPEHASQRAYFEKTMAKYPNITNEHPYFQDQRAADWLTGWKDPRAAGKHLHNHKDFQFYDEALDRD; encoded by the coding sequence ATGAACAGAAGAAATCTACTCCGATCCGGCGCGTTGCTCGCCACCGCAGCAGCGCTCCCCGCTGCCCGGGCCGCTAAGCCCAGGCAGCCCAATATTGTGCTGATTATGCTCGATGACGTCAGCCCCGAAATGTACGGGTGCTATGGAAGCAAGGATGCCAAAACGCCGAATATCGACCGCTGGTCGAAAGAAGGGGTCATGTTCCGCACCGCGTGGGGATCGGCCGTCTGCACACCATCGCGCGCACTGATCATGACGGGACGCTATGCCACCACCACCGGCTTCTGGTACAACGGCTTTGCCGTCCCGCAAAAAGATGGAACCAACGACCTGTTTAAACACCATCACAGCTTTGGAAAACTGATGCAGCAGGAGGGCTATGCCACCGCCGTCGTCGGAAAATGGCACGTGGGTTCCGCCGAAGCCCCGCACCACAAACACGTCGGTTTCGATGAATACTGCCTATGGGAAGGCCCGAAAGAACTCGGCCAACTACCGGATAAACCCGAACACACCGGACTGTGGGAAGACGAAAAAACGCCCTCGCGCTATTGGGATCCGTGTTTCGTCATCAACGGTAACTACCGCCCGCCGAACAAGGGTGACTTCGGCCCCGATATTTCCGTCGATTTCCTCAACGGTTTCATGGAGCGCAAGGTGAAGGAAGATAAACCCTTCCTGGCCTACTGGGCATGCGTCGCCCCGCACGGAACACGTAAGGGTTCGCCCACCTGTCCAATCTATGGAAAACCCGGCACCATGGACAAAGACAAAGCGGATGACCGCAACCGCTTCCGCGCCCTGAACGACTATATCGATATTCTTGTCGGCAAAGTGGAACAGAAGGTCAATGAACTCGGCATTGCCGACAACACGGTCTTCATTATCTGCTCCGACAACGGAACCGCGAGCATCGCAAAATCGCGCGGTGTCGAGCGCGGATGCCATGTCCTGTTCATTGCCAAAGGCGCCGGCGTCAAACAACGCGGAACCACCGATGAGCTGACTGACTTTTCCGACATTCTTCCAACGTTGCTCGACTATGCAGGTGGAACACCGCCGGAAAATTATGAACTGCACGGACAGAGCCTGAAACCCTTCCTGTCGGGTGCGAGCGATGCCCATCGCGATTATATCTTCGCGTGCACTGGAACCTCACAGCTGATGCGAACCAAAACCCACATGCTCGAAGTGGTCAACCCCATCCTCGATGTACCGGACGGCCGCTTTTACTATTGCGGCAATCACCGCTTCGGCAAGGGATACAAACGCGTCGACAACGATCCTGAACACGCCAGCCAGCGCGCCTACTTTGAAAAGACCATGGCAAAATATCCGAACATTACCAACGAACACCCGTATTTCCAGGATCAGAGGGCCGCAGATTGGCTGACCGGATGGAAAGATCCGCGAGCGGCCGGCAAACATTTACATAACCACAAGGACTTTCAGTTCTACGACGAAGCTCTGGACCGGGATTAA
- a CDS encoding arylsulfatase, with product MRNKPHFLKGLAGGLILIAFQSVTAARQPNVVLILTDDQGYGEIGAHGNQRIKTPELDRLHDESARLVNFHVNNVCSPSRAAIMTGKYSTHVGVWHTLGGRDMVYPDETMMPQLFADNGYATQMVGKWHIGDSFPYRPEDRGFQEVYRIGGGSPGQVADYWENSLFDMHYWNGKTWEQSKGFCTDTQFDAAIDFIGRNKNQPFFTYISCTAVHSPIGAPDEYLAMYEGQSKEIQTFYGMVSNLDWNVGRLRTFLKENGLDENTILVFMTDNGSACDKKNAYDSFNGGMRGKKGSDYDGGHRVPCFIYWPKGGFPKGADIEPVTAHIDLLPTFVDACNLKSDVDSDGTSLLPLLKKPTAKLDRMLVTEGKVGDRSEMYASSCVIQGDWRLVKGKELFNISADPGQENDVAQANPEIVERLRGGYETWYAEMAKGFQKESRSVIGDPRCNPARLYCMDLHPFPKVGKQKQKGKTVWNQKAVKKGEPYHGLWKLNVAQAGTYEIALRRFPEESGLKFSNTPPKGGSVEYISAELNIGKIHEKKQVDMESGKVTFTVDLKAGPVEMDATLMDSKGKKTSAYYVYVLKR from the coding sequence GTGCGGAACAAACCACATTTTTTAAAAGGACTCGCGGGGGGGCTCATCCTCATCGCTTTTCAGAGCGTGACCGCGGCCCGGCAGCCCAACGTGGTGCTGATTTTGACCGACGACCAGGGCTACGGCGAAATCGGCGCACACGGCAACCAACGGATCAAGACACCGGAACTAGATCGGCTGCATGATGAAAGTGCTCGGTTGGTGAATTTCCATGTAAACAATGTCTGCTCGCCGTCGCGGGCGGCGATTATGACCGGAAAATATTCCACACACGTGGGTGTCTGGCACACGCTGGGCGGGCGCGACATGGTCTATCCCGACGAAACGATGATGCCGCAGCTATTTGCTGATAACGGCTACGCAACACAGATGGTCGGAAAATGGCATATCGGCGACTCCTTCCCCTACCGCCCGGAAGACCGCGGCTTTCAAGAAGTCTACCGCATTGGCGGTGGCAGCCCCGGCCAGGTGGCCGACTATTGGGAAAACAGCCTGTTCGACATGCACTACTGGAACGGAAAAACCTGGGAGCAGTCCAAAGGCTTCTGCACCGACACGCAGTTTGACGCCGCCATCGACTTTATCGGCCGCAATAAGAACCAACCGTTTTTCACCTACATCTCCTGCACCGCCGTGCATTCTCCCATCGGTGCGCCGGATGAATATCTGGCGATGTATGAAGGACAGTCTAAAGAAATCCAAACCTTCTACGGTATGGTCAGCAACCTCGACTGGAATGTCGGCCGCCTCCGCACTTTCCTGAAGGAAAACGGACTGGATGAAAATACGATCCTTGTTTTCATGACCGATAACGGTTCAGCCTGCGACAAAAAGAATGCATACGATTCCTTCAACGGCGGTATGCGGGGCAAAAAAGGCTCCGACTATGACGGTGGCCACCGCGTGCCCTGCTTCATCTACTGGCCGAAGGGCGGCTTTCCGAAGGGCGCCGATATAGAGCCGGTCACGGCGCACATCGACCTGTTGCCCACCTTTGTGGATGCCTGCAACCTGAAATCTGACGTGGATTCCGATGGTACCAGCCTGTTGCCGCTGCTGAAGAAACCCACGGCGAAGCTCGACCGCATGCTGGTGACCGAGGGCAAGGTGGGCGACCGATCCGAAATGTATGCCTCCTCCTGCGTGATACAGGGTGACTGGCGATTGGTGAAGGGAAAAGAACTGTTCAACATCTCGGCCGATCCGGGCCAGGAAAACGACGTGGCCCAGGCCAACCCGGAAATCGTTGAGCGCCTGCGCGGTGGTTATGAAACGTGGTACGCTGAAATGGCCAAAGGATTCCAAAAAGAGTCCCGCAGTGTGATTGGCGATCCACGCTGCAACCCGGCCCGGCTCTACTGCATGGACCTGCATCCTTTTCCAAAGGTTGGAAAACAAAAGCAAAAAGGTAAAACCGTCTGGAACCAGAAAGCGGTCAAAAAAGGCGAACCGTATCACGGACTCTGGAAACTCAACGTCGCGCAGGCCGGCACCTATGAAATCGCTCTGCGCCGTTTCCCCGAAGAGTCCGGCCTGAAATTCAGCAATACCCCTCCAAAAGGCGGATCGGTCGAATATATTTCTGCAGAACTGAATATCGGAAAAATCCACGAGAAAAAACAGGTCGATATGGAATCCGGTAAAGTGACCTTTACCGTTGATCTCAAAGCCGGCCCTGTCGAAATGGATGCAACTTTAATGGATAGCAAAGGCAAAAAGACCTCTGCCTATTATGTATATGTATTGAAAAGGTAG